ACGTTAACGGTAATACTCCTACTAATAGGCGCTGTTACCGGGGCACTACTAGGTCTAATCCAGCTAGGCCCCGTAATTAGGCTGAGAATCGACTACTTAGCAATAACGCTCTTGGCGCTGGGGGAGGTGCTGAACTACATTGCCACGGTGTACAAGCCGTTTATAAATGGAGCTTTAGGGGTCTTGGTGCCCGACCTCTTCTCGTGGGCTGGATCAGAGTACAGGTTTATGGTAGCGACCCTAGAAATCCTCCTAATAGCGTTCCTGGTATTCCTGTACGTGGAATACCTCGGTAGAACACCGTTGGGGAGGGTTTTAAAGGCAATTAGGGAAAACGAGGTTGCAGCGACCTCGCTGGGAAAGAACCTGGTAACCTACAGAGCCATAGCGATGACGATAGGTTCGGCTTTCTCGGGCATTGCCGGCGCGCTCTGGACACTGTACTTGGGTGCCATAACCCCCTCCCTCCAGAGGTTTGACTGGACGTTCCTGCCCTGGCTGATGATCTTCCTCGGGGGAATAGGCAACAACCGCGGAGTGTTCCTAGGGACCTTCATATTCGTGCTGATAAACCGGTTACTCGTGTACATTAAACACTACTTCACCGGGCTACTTCCGTTCGATGTAGTGTGGTTCGACTACATATCGCTGGGAATCGTGATGGCCTTAATACTAATATACAGGCCTCAGGGAATACTGCCAGAAAAGCCGCGTGTACCCGGAGAGATTAAGGAAATCATGGGCAAACAAGGTCTCGAGGAGAGGTAATTACTTAGTTCCCCCTCAATACCCCGTTGCGTCGTTAAAGTAATGGAGAGTCCGAGCGGGGCTGTCAACGTCTTCAAGGACTGAAGGTCCTCTACAGCTTCGTAGTCTGGAGAGGGCGCCTGAGGCTGGCCGGCGGGTGAGGAGTGTATGTAAGCTCTCCGGTGCTTTCTCACCTAGAGTAAAATGCTAGGAAATTAACCCGGTAGATGTGAACTACAGGTACTCAGAGCTTCTACGACCCTGCTCCTAAGGGAATCTAGGTCGAATCCGAGAATAGTGGCGTTGCGAATGCTCGAAAAGGCATCTTCAACGCACTTGGTAGTACTGCAACCTTTAAGCATGTTCTCGAGAACTTCAAGGGCTTCTTCGGGATACACGAAGAAGTCGCCTGATATCTGTACATCCTCAATAGCGCAGCTTTCTGTAAACACCACGTCGAGTTTAACAGTCTTTGTAAATCGTAGCGTTACTGAATAGGTTTTCAAGTTCTCACCTCTTGAATATCCATGCGCGATCCCTGTACTTGTTAACTAATTGCTCGGCTAGCTTTAACTCTTCTTCACTAAGCCGATCGTAGTATACTGTGGCATTTAATGCGCGAGAAAAACCTTTAACCAGGCTCCTAACTAGTGCCTCCATGTCCACGTCATTAATTACCTGTCTCAGGGTTACGACTCTCTCCCTAATACTTTTAACCCCCTTACTTTCGAGCTTTACAGCTGGAACAAGTAAGGCTTTTTCCAGTACATCCAGGTCCGTCGCATACATGAGTGTTCCGTGCTGAAGTAAGTAACCTGATTTGCGCGTTTGAGCGCTTCCCGATATCTTGCGGCCGTGTACGACAACATCGTTAACGGGTACGAACTCAGCTTCAACACCGATTTCCCGGAGAGCGTAGACTAGTCCACTACAAATA
This genomic stretch from Desulfurococcaceae archaeon harbors:
- a CDS encoding biotin/lipoate A/B protein ligase family protein, whose product is MKLRVLVDLEGRDVYWQMAIDEAMLILRTKGRIENTLRLYRFIPSAVTIGYFQKVREAVNLGFLEESGIPFTRRITGGGSVYHDANGEITYSVVLPIEHPLTDVQESYRIICSGLVYALREIGVEAEFVPVNDVVVHGRKISGSAQTRKSGYLLQHGTLMYATDLDVLEKALLVPAVKLESKGVKSIRERVVTLRQVINDVDMEALVRSLVKGFSRALNATVYYDRLSEEELKLAEQLVNKYRDRAWIFKR
- a CDS encoding branched-chain amino acid ABC transporter permease encodes the protein MALELITLFISDLLALLGVYTILTLSLNVQRGYAGIPNFGLLFSFAGGAYITGSLAARLGLLLAGVGTDIDPISNSVGAMAVLNPILRSSPLLTITLTVILLLIGAVTGALLGLIQLGPVIRLRIDYLAITLLALGEVLNYIATVYKPFINGALGVLVPDLFSWAGSEYRFMVATLEILLIAFLVFLYVEYLGRTPLGRVLKAIRENEVAATSLGKNLVTYRAIAMTIGSAFSGIAGALWTLYLGAITPSLQRFDWTFLPWLMIFLGGIGNNRGVFLGTFIFVLINRLLVYIKHYFTGLLPFDVVWFDYISLGIVMALILIYRPQGILPEKPRVPGEIKEIMGKQGLEER
- a CDS encoding lipoate protein ligase C-terminal domain-containing protein; protein product: MKTYSVTLRFTKTVKLDVVFTESCAIEDVQISGDFFVYPEEALEVLENMLKGCSTTKCVEDAFSSIRNATILGFDLDSLRSRVVEALSTCSSHLPG